The Nostoc sp. 'Lobaria pulmonaria (5183) cyanobiont' genome window below encodes:
- a CDS encoding Mrp/NBP35 family ATP-binding protein codes for MYDVLDSRSVLEVLRPVEDPELRKSLVELNMIRNVKIDGGKVSFTLVLTTPACPLREFIVEDCQKAVKKLPGVTDVSIEVTAETPQQKSLPDRTGISGVKNIIAVSSGKGGVGKSTVAVNVAVALAQTGAKVGLLDADIYGPNDPTMLGLSDAQITVRSTETGDILEPAFNHGVKLVSMGFLIDRDQPVIWRGPMLNGVIRQFLYQVQWGELDYLIVDMPPGTGDAQLTLTQAVPMAGAVIVTTPQTVALLDSRKGLRMFQQMNVPVLGIVENMSYFIPPDQPDKQYDIFGSGGGSKTAAELGVPLLGCVPLEISTRVGGDNGVPIVVGDPDSASAKALTAIALTIAGKVSVAALT; via the coding sequence ATGTACGATGTCCTTGATTCCCGCTCTGTCCTAGAAGTTTTGCGACCAGTGGAAGACCCAGAACTGCGTAAAAGTCTGGTAGAACTGAATATGATTCGCAACGTAAAAATTGACGGTGGTAAGGTTAGTTTCACTTTAGTGTTAACCACTCCTGCCTGTCCTTTACGTGAATTTATTGTCGAAGACTGTCAGAAAGCTGTCAAAAAACTCCCAGGCGTTACAGATGTCAGCATAGAAGTGACGGCAGAAACGCCGCAACAAAAAAGTTTACCTGACCGGACTGGCATTTCTGGAGTGAAAAATATCATTGCTGTTTCCAGCGGTAAAGGTGGCGTTGGTAAAAGTACGGTGGCGGTAAATGTCGCAGTGGCTTTAGCCCAAACAGGAGCGAAAGTCGGCTTGCTAGATGCTGATATCTATGGCCCCAATGACCCCACCATGCTGGGTTTGTCTGATGCTCAAATTACTGTGCGTTCCACTGAAACAGGGGACATCCTGGAACCTGCTTTTAATCACGGCGTCAAATTAGTTTCAATGGGCTTTTTGATTGACCGAGATCAACCAGTAATTTGGCGGGGGCCTATGCTCAATGGTGTAATTCGCCAGTTTCTCTATCAAGTGCAATGGGGAGAACTGGATTATTTGATTGTAGATATGCCACCAGGAACCGGAGATGCTCAGTTAACTTTAACTCAAGCAGTGCCGATGGCAGGGGCAGTAATTGTCACCACGCCACAAACTGTAGCTCTGTTAGATTCTCGCAAGGGATTGCGGATGTTCCAGCAGATGAATGTTCCGGTATTGGGGATCGTGGAAAATATGAGCTATTTTATTCCCCCCGATCAACCAGATAAGCAATATGACATCTTTGGTTCCGGTGGTGGCTCCAAAACAGCTGCTGAATTGGGAGTGCCACTGTTGGGGTGCGTGCCGCTAGAGATTTCTACACGAGTTGGTGGCGACAACGGTGTGCCGATAGTTGTTGGCGACCCAGATTCAGCTTCAGCAAAAGCATTAACAGCGATCGCTCTTACTATTGCTGGTAAAGTATCAGTTGCTGCCCTGACATAA
- a CDS encoding cation:proton antiporter domain-containing protein — translation MELISQVLVLEPTSQVLGKEPIVPFAILLAVILVIPIIFERLRLPGLVGLVFSGLVLGPSGWNLFQSDSPMINLLSDIGLIYLLFVAGLEVDLEQFRRRKSRAFGFASLTFSVPLVMGTLLGLILGYGWNTSILIGSLFTSYTLLAYPIISRLGVVNNEAVTVTIGATIFTNIGAVLILAVCVAVVHAGVFSFAKLLTLSGWLTIYSVAVVTGFDWAGKEFFKRSGDDEGNKFLFVLLSVFLAAMGAQLIGVEKIVGAFLAGLAVNEAVGEGPVKEKVVFIGSVLFIPIFFIDLGLLIDLPTFANNLNTLKLTLSIVVGLIVSKLIAALLTKLVYHYTWQEILTMWSLSLPQVGTTLAATLVGYRAGLLPLEVLHSVIVLMLVTSTLGPLMTSRIAVGLNSPPAEDPVPPLPEENASQTNSAFTIVVPVYNPQTQQYLIEMAALLARQSQGKIIPLAIATAAAHMDAPQLEASLQRSEWLLNKATTQSRALGVAAEPMLRIDDAFAQGISRAAREQKANLIVMGWGKRTGLRARLFGNVIDGVLWASHCPVAVTRLVESPKKIQRILVPIENLTAPTLQPVQFAQILAEANQSHITVLNVCDRRTSSSKIAWRRSHLSLLVSKLALANAPEIQIIAHENVAQAILQAARLYDLVVLPFIRNRTSPGGLAISDVTTQLARQLTCSIIMLGEPQRTQTTNLIMSTTVSSITSAV, via the coding sequence ATGGAATTAATATCACAAGTTCTTGTTCTGGAACCAACTTCCCAAGTTCTTGGCAAAGAACCAATTGTTCCCTTTGCTATTTTGCTGGCGGTCATCTTAGTTATACCTATCATATTTGAGCGGTTAAGATTACCAGGATTAGTGGGTTTGGTTTTCTCAGGGCTAGTACTTGGGCCTTCAGGTTGGAATCTTTTTCAGTCTGACTCACCGATGATTAACCTACTATCAGACATTGGGTTAATTTATTTGCTGTTTGTCGCCGGACTAGAAGTCGATCTAGAACAGTTTCGCCGGAGAAAAAGTCGTGCCTTTGGGTTCGCTAGCTTGACTTTTAGTGTACCCCTAGTGATGGGAACCTTATTAGGTCTGATTTTAGGCTATGGCTGGAATACTTCAATCTTAATTGGCTCTTTATTCACTTCCTATACCCTTTTGGCATATCCCATAATCAGCCGTTTGGGAGTAGTAAACAACGAAGCTGTTACTGTCACCATTGGAGCTACGATTTTTACAAACATTGGTGCAGTACTGATATTAGCCGTTTGTGTAGCTGTCGTTCATGCTGGAGTATTCAGCTTTGCTAAACTACTCACCTTGTCAGGTTGGTTAACTATTTACTCTGTTGCTGTTGTTACAGGCTTTGATTGGGCAGGCAAAGAATTTTTCAAGCGATCTGGAGACGATGAAGGAAACAAGTTTTTGTTTGTGTTGCTTTCTGTGTTTCTGGCAGCTATGGGCGCTCAATTAATTGGGGTAGAAAAAATTGTTGGTGCTTTTTTAGCGGGTTTGGCAGTGAATGAAGCTGTGGGTGAAGGCCCTGTCAAAGAAAAGGTGGTATTTATTGGCAGTGTGCTGTTCATTCCCATTTTCTTTATAGACCTTGGTTTACTGATAGATTTACCCACCTTTGCCAACAATTTGAACACGCTCAAGTTAACACTGTCGATCGTAGTTGGTTTGATTGTCAGTAAATTGATTGCAGCTTTGTTGACAAAACTGGTTTACCACTATACATGGCAAGAAATTCTAACGATGTGGTCGCTGTCACTTCCCCAAGTTGGTACAACGTTAGCAGCAACGTTAGTGGGATATCGGGCTGGGTTGCTGCCACTAGAAGTATTACACAGTGTGATTGTCTTAATGCTCGTCACATCAACCTTGGGACCGTTGATGACCAGTCGAATAGCTGTTGGTTTGAATTCCCCGCCAGCCGAAGATCCAGTACCACCTCTACCTGAAGAGAACGCATCACAAACAAACAGTGCTTTTACTATAGTCGTGCCTGTATATAATCCTCAGACCCAGCAGTATTTGATTGAAATGGCGGCGTTATTAGCGCGTCAGTCTCAGGGCAAAATTATACCCCTGGCGATCGCTACTGCTGCTGCTCACATGGATGCACCCCAGTTAGAAGCGTCTCTACAACGGAGTGAGTGGTTATTGAATAAAGCCACGACACAAAGTCGAGCCTTGGGCGTAGCCGCAGAACCGATGCTGCGAATTGATGATGCTTTTGCTCAAGGAATTAGCAGAGCGGCTCGCGAACAAAAAGCTAATTTAATTGTTATGGGTTGGGGTAAACGGACTGGGTTACGAGCGCGTTTATTTGGGAATGTGATTGATGGTGTGCTTTGGGCATCCCATTGTCCAGTAGCGGTGACACGTCTAGTAGAATCACCGAAAAAAATTCAGCGCATCTTAGTACCAATAGAAAACTTAACAGCACCGACATTACAACCTGTACAATTTGCCCAGATCCTAGCCGAGGCAAATCAGAGCCACATTACTGTGCTGAATGTGTGCGATCGCCGCACTAGTTCTAGTAAAATTGCTTGGAGGCGATCGCATCTCTCCCTATTGGTATCTAAATTGGCTTTGGCCAATGCCCCAGAAATTCAAATCATCGCTCACGAAAATGTTGCCCAAGCAATTTTGCAGGCAGCAAGATTATATGATTTAGTAGTTTTACCTTTTATACGTAATCGTACCAGTCCTGGAGGGTTAGCCATTAGCGATGTCACAACCCAGTTAGCCAGACAACTCACCTGCTCAATTATCATGCTTGGAGAACCGCAACGCACTCAAACCACAAATTTAATTATGTCTACCACCGTTAGCAGCATTACATCTGCTGTATGA
- a CDS encoding STAS domain-containing protein, whose protein sequence is MIHIDQKTYTTQDGNTVIVLTPSGRLDITTAWQFRLKLQECISKLSRHVVVNLAQVNFIDSSGLTSLVAGMRDADKVKGSFRICNVHPEAKLVFEVTMMDTVFEIFETEEEALEGVPRSIAS, encoded by the coding sequence GTGATTCATATAGACCAAAAAACTTATACAACCCAAGACGGAAACACTGTTATCGTCCTGACACCATCAGGCCGTCTGGATATCACCACTGCTTGGCAATTTCGCCTGAAGTTACAAGAGTGTATTTCCAAACTCAGTCGCCATGTAGTTGTAAATCTGGCTCAGGTAAATTTTATTGATAGTTCTGGTCTTACATCTTTGGTAGCTGGAATGCGTGATGCTGATAAAGTCAAGGGCAGTTTCCGCATCTGTAATGTACATCCAGAAGCCAAACTCGTGTTTGAAGTGACGATGATGGATACTGTTTTTGAAATCTTTGAAACAGAGGAAGAAGCTTTAGAAGGTGTACCTCGTAGCATTGCTAGCTAA
- the rodA gene encoding rod shape-determining protein RodA: protein MLLKRSLPKIRWKSWVKPWQHVDWLLFCLPIAVSIFGGLMILSTELKQPVTDWWWHWMVAGIGVLIALFLSRIRYELLMQWHWVTYTLTNFSLIAVMIAGTSAKGAQRWISIAGFNVQPSEFAKIGMIVTLAALLHRRTASSLEGIFRVLAITAIPWGLVFLQPDLATSLVFGAIVLGMLYWANANPGWLILMISPVVAAILFSISWPLTEPIVLFKELSFGPLGLIWSVVMAIVGWQTLPWRRFGLGAIGAWTLNILGGELGVFAWNHVLKEYQKDRLTVFMNPDHDPLGAGYHLIQSRIAIGAGEIWGWGLFKGPMTQLNFVPEQHTDFIFSAVGEEFGFVGCLVVLFVFCLICLRLLHIAQTAKDNFGSLLAIGVLSMIVFQVIVNVGMTVGLAPVAGIPLPWMSYGRSAMLTNFISLGIVESVANFRQRQKYY from the coding sequence ATGTTGTTAAAACGATCGCTCCCCAAAATTCGCTGGAAGTCTTGGGTTAAGCCCTGGCAGCATGTAGATTGGTTACTTTTTTGTTTGCCGATTGCTGTCAGTATCTTTGGCGGCCTGATGATTCTCAGTACGGAACTTAAGCAGCCAGTGACTGACTGGTGGTGGCACTGGATGGTAGCGGGTATCGGCGTGCTTATAGCCCTGTTTTTATCTCGCATCCGTTACGAACTGTTGATGCAGTGGCACTGGGTAACATACACGCTGACGAACTTCAGTTTAATCGCCGTAATGATTGCTGGTACTAGCGCCAAAGGGGCACAGCGGTGGATTAGTATCGCCGGCTTTAATGTGCAACCCTCAGAATTTGCCAAAATCGGCATGATCGTCACCTTAGCAGCTTTGCTACACAGGCGCACTGCTTCTAGCCTCGAAGGTATTTTCCGCGTTCTAGCAATCACTGCTATACCTTGGGGATTAGTATTTTTGCAGCCAGATTTAGCAACATCACTAGTATTTGGTGCGATCGTCTTAGGAATGCTTTACTGGGCAAATGCTAACCCAGGCTGGTTAATTCTGATGATTTCTCCGGTGGTAGCCGCCATTTTGTTTAGTATATCTTGGCCTTTAACAGAGCCGATAGTTTTATTCAAAGAACTATCTTTTGGGCCATTAGGACTAATTTGGTCAGTTGTGATGGCTATTGTGGGCTGGCAAACTCTTCCTTGGCGTCGATTTGGTTTAGGTGCTATCGGTGCGTGGACTCTCAATATACTGGGTGGCGAATTAGGAGTCTTCGCCTGGAACCATGTTTTAAAAGAGTATCAAAAAGACCGGCTAACTGTATTCATGAATCCCGATCACGATCCACTAGGTGCTGGATATCATTTAATCCAATCTCGCATTGCTATTGGTGCTGGTGAAATATGGGGATGGGGTCTGTTCAAGGGGCCAATGACGCAACTGAATTTCGTACCCGAACAGCATACAGACTTTATTTTCTCCGCAGTGGGAGAAGAATTTGGTTTTGTTGGTTGTTTGGTAGTGCTATTTGTTTTCTGCTTAATTTGCTTGCGCCTACTACATATTGCCCAAACCGCCAAAGATAACTTTGGTTCCTTGTTGGCTATTGGCGTTTTGTCGATGATTGTGTTTCAGGTGATTGTGAACGTTGGCATGACTGTAGGTTTAGCGCCTGTGGCAGGAATTCCCCTACCTTGGATGAGTTATGGGCGTTCTGCGATGCTGACCAACTTCATTTCCTTGGGAATAGTAGAATCGGTAGCAAATTTCCGGCAAAGACAGAAGTATTATTGA
- a CDS encoding polyketide cyclase / dehydrase and lipid transport, translating into MQGWLSKFIRRKRRRFCASLVWTYREISSASVDELWQKVVDLTDVSWHPQLKSTNVPHGLVPKPGLIFQAVTRFSPIPIRIFVERVNPREMLSIRVMAIPGIEERVTYQVESTVCGTCLSYSVTLRGWLSPLIWSLSRPYADRVARSLVEAVEKTALPGVSAKKKSLNDSCFDF; encoded by the coding sequence ATGCAAGGTTGGTTATCCAAATTCATCCGCCGCAAACGTCGTCGGTTTTGTGCTTCTCTGGTGTGGACATATCGAGAGATTAGTTCTGCTTCTGTAGATGAACTGTGGCAAAAAGTGGTTGACTTAACAGATGTTTCCTGGCATCCACAACTTAAGAGTACTAATGTTCCCCACGGATTAGTACCCAAACCAGGATTAATTTTTCAAGCTGTAACACGCTTTTCGCCAATTCCCATCAGAATTTTTGTGGAACGCGTCAATCCTAGAGAGATGCTGAGTATCCGAGTGATGGCGATTCCTGGAATAGAAGAACGGGTAACTTACCAAGTAGAGTCAACGGTTTGTGGTACTTGTTTATCTTATTCTGTAACACTACGGGGTTGGTTATCGCCCTTGATTTGGTCTTTATCCCGTCCTTATGCAGACAGAGTTGCACGATCTTTAGTCGAGGCAGTAGAAAAGACGGCATTACCAGGGGTATCTGCTAAGAAAAAATCCCTTAATGATAGTTGTTTTGATTTTTAG
- a CDS encoding LmeA family phospholipid-binding protein, with amino-acid sequence MFGGLTGLQDPKGTDWGERMLNTVASQTIRHLFSTSESVEVFVRCYPSSKLLQGSIDSFKMSGRGLVIRKDFAVEEMSFETDAVAIDFGSVLKGKLSLKQPTQAIAQVILSEAGINQAFNAELVKKRLLNLTVPSLTALSGGEPVSFTEVQVQLLPENRLQLVAKADLNNGELVPLSMILAIGIERRRRVSFKDPKIELDQVPEAQREISQTLSVALVEILDNMVDLDRFDLDGVKMRLNRLETEGKKLIFSGYAEIERIPSTN; translated from the coding sequence ATGTTCGGCGGACTTACTGGTTTACAAGATCCTAAAGGCACAGACTGGGGAGAGCGAATGCTCAACACAGTCGCCAGCCAAACGATTCGCCACCTGTTTAGCACGAGCGAGTCAGTAGAAGTCTTTGTGCGCTGCTACCCCTCCAGCAAGCTGTTGCAAGGCAGCATTGATAGCTTCAAAATGAGCGGCCGTGGCTTGGTGATTCGGAAAGATTTCGCGGTTGAGGAAATGTCTTTTGAAACTGATGCGGTTGCCATTGACTTCGGCTCGGTTTTAAAGGGCAAACTCAGTCTGAAGCAACCCACTCAAGCGATCGCTCAAGTAATTTTATCAGAAGCGGGCATAAACCAAGCCTTTAATGCGGAACTGGTGAAAAAGCGTCTGCTTAACCTCACCGTACCATCACTGACGGCATTATCTGGCGGTGAACCAGTCTCCTTTACGGAAGTTCAGGTACAGCTATTGCCAGAGAATCGCTTACAACTTGTAGCAAAAGCAGATTTAAATAATGGCGAACTTGTACCCCTGAGTATGATCCTAGCTATAGGCATTGAAAGGCGGCGGCGAGTTTCTTTCAAAGATCCAAAAATCGAACTTGACCAAGTGCCAGAAGCACAACGGGAAATCTCGCAAACCTTGAGCGTGGCGCTAGTAGAAATTTTAGATAATATGGTCGATTTGGATCGTTTTGATCTTGATGGAGTGAAAATGCGGCTAAACCGATTAGAAACTGAAGGTAAAAAACTTATCTTCAGTGGATATGCTGAGATTGAACGTATTCCAAGTACTAATTAA
- a CDS encoding UDP-glucuronic acid decarboxylase family protein: MRILVTGGAGFIGSHLIDRLMAAGHEIICLDNFYTGHKRNILKWLGHPYFELIRHDITEPIRLEVDQIYHLACPASPVHYQYNPVKTVKTNVMGTLNMLGLAKRVKARFFLASTSEVYGDPEVHPQTEEYRGSVNPIGIRSCYDEGKRIAETLAFDYYRQNKVDIRVVRIFNTYGPRMLENDGRVVSNFIVQALQGNPLTVYGDGSQTRSFCYVSDLVEGFIRLMNSDYIGPLNLGNPGEYTILQLAQTVQNMINPDAQIKFEALPSDDPRRRQPDITKAKTWLNWEPTIPLQEGLKLTIEDFRDRIQSDVNNSTT; the protein is encoded by the coding sequence ATGAGAATTTTGGTTACGGGCGGTGCTGGGTTTATTGGTTCCCATCTCATCGACCGACTAATGGCTGCTGGGCATGAAATAATATGCTTAGATAATTTTTACACTGGTCATAAACGCAACATTCTGAAATGGTTAGGCCATCCGTACTTTGAATTGATCCGCCACGATATAACCGAACCAATCCGGTTAGAAGTCGATCAAATTTATCATTTAGCTTGTCCAGCTTCACCAGTACATTACCAGTACAACCCAGTTAAAACCGTTAAAACTAACGTGATGGGAACACTGAATATGTTGGGGCTAGCTAAACGTGTGAAAGCGAGGTTTTTCTTAGCTTCCACTAGTGAAGTATACGGAGATCCAGAAGTTCATCCCCAAACTGAAGAGTATAGAGGTAGCGTCAATCCCATTGGAATACGTTCATGCTACGACGAAGGTAAAAGAATTGCTGAAACTCTAGCATTTGATTACTACAGGCAAAATAAAGTTGATATTCGAGTTGTTCGGATATTCAACACCTACGGGCCGAGAATGTTAGAAAATGATGGTCGAGTGGTGAGCAACTTTATAGTTCAAGCCTTGCAGGGTAATCCTTTAACTGTGTACGGTGATGGTTCGCAAACTCGTAGTTTCTGCTACGTTTCTGATTTGGTAGAAGGATTCATCCGCCTAATGAATAGCGACTACATTGGCCCACTCAACCTGGGCAATCCTGGTGAATACACGATTTTACAATTGGCACAAACTGTGCAAAATATGATCAATCCAGACGCGCAGATTAAGTTCGAGGCACTACCTTCGGACGATCCCCGACGTCGCCAGCCTGATATCACAAAGGCAAAAACTTGGTTAAATTGGGAACCTACCATTCCTCTGCAAGAGGGTTTAAAACTGACAATAGAAGATTTTCGCGATCGCATTCAAAGCGATGTCAATAATTCAACCACCTGA
- the hemF gene encoding oxygen-dependent coproporphyrinogen oxidase: MLTNSQIPTVEAESSKSLPAADAQTRVSQFMKQLQDEITESLAKLDGVAKFYEDSWERPEGGGGRSRVLRDGAIFEQAGVNFSEVQGSHLPPSILTQRPEAAGHGFYATGTSMVLHPRNPYVPTVHLNYRYFEAGPVWWFGGGIDLTPYYPFAEDAAHLHKTLKQACDQHHSEYYPVFKKWCDEYFYLKHRDETRGVGGLFFDYQDGQGTLYRGPNPNGEAAIYSNQVGTPATRNWEDLFGFVQGCGKAFLPAYVPIVERRHGIEYGDRQRNFQLYRRGRYVEFNLVYDRGTIFGLQTNGRTESILMSLPPLVRWEYGYQPEPNSPEAELYETFLKPQDWINWTPK; encoded by the coding sequence ATGTTGACCAACTCGCAAATACCAACTGTAGAAGCAGAATCATCCAAGTCTTTGCCAGCAGCTGATGCTCAGACTAGGGTCAGTCAGTTTATGAAACAACTGCAAGACGAAATTACCGAATCATTGGCAAAACTAGATGGTGTGGCTAAGTTTTATGAAGATAGTTGGGAACGCCCAGAAGGAGGTGGAGGGCGATCGCGCGTGCTGCGAGATGGTGCAATATTTGAACAAGCAGGTGTAAACTTTTCTGAAGTTCAGGGTTCCCATTTGCCACCCTCAATTTTAACCCAACGCCCGGAAGCAGCAGGGCATGGCTTTTATGCCACAGGCACTTCAATGGTATTACATCCTCGTAATCCTTATGTACCCACGGTTCATCTCAATTATCGCTACTTTGAAGCGGGGCCAGTGTGGTGGTTTGGTGGTGGTATTGACTTGACACCTTATTACCCTTTTGCTGAAGATGCGGCACATTTACACAAAACATTAAAGCAGGCTTGCGACCAACACCACTCAGAGTATTACCCGGTGTTTAAGAAGTGGTGTGATGAATATTTCTATCTGAAGCATCGGGATGAGACACGGGGTGTCGGTGGTCTATTTTTTGATTATCAAGATGGCCAGGGTACTTTATATCGCGGCCCAAATCCCAATGGGGAAGCGGCTATTTATAGCAACCAGGTGGGAACACCAGCAACTCGCAATTGGGAAGATTTGTTTGGCTTTGTACAAGGCTGTGGCAAAGCATTTTTACCAGCTTACGTACCGATTGTAGAACGGCGACATGGGATAGAGTATGGCGATCGCCAACGGAATTTTCAACTCTACCGCCGGGGACGGTATGTAGAATTTAACTTGGTTTATGACCGAGGCACCATTTTTGGTCTGCAAACTAACGGACGCACCGAATCAATTCTCATGTCTCTACCTCCCTTAGTGCGCTGGGAATATGGCTATCAACCAGAACCTAATTCCCCCGAAGCCGAGTTGTATGAAACTTTCCTTAAACCTCAAGATTGGATCAACTGGACACCCAAATAG
- a CDS encoding HAS-barrel domain-containing protein, with product MRLPLPQFATGDRHPNHIAEVIETTSTEFLAQCLEPEDLSFPSMPPFGSWVCSVDEESGNQIYAVVYYATTMPIDSVHRARALGLSLQDLREEQPQIFAMLRTEFRAAIVGFELSSQNQSYNQRVYQYLPPRPPQIHQAVYRCEPEAIVKFTEELDFLRTLLCINGAPIESLTAAAIRDVYQLRKADREWLIKAGRSLSVLLKDDYDRLRFILSQIHP from the coding sequence ATGCGCCTCCCTCTACCACAGTTTGCCACTGGCGATCGCCATCCGAACCACATTGCAGAGGTAATTGAAACTACCAGTACAGAATTTTTAGCTCAGTGTTTAGAGCCGGAAGATTTAAGCTTTCCCTCAATGCCACCCTTTGGTAGTTGGGTTTGTTCTGTAGATGAAGAATCTGGCAATCAAATTTATGCTGTAGTGTATTATGCCACGACTATGCCGATAGATTCTGTCCATCGGGCGAGAGCGTTGGGGTTGTCCTTGCAAGACTTACGGGAGGAACAACCCCAAATATTTGCTATGCTTCGCACAGAATTCCGAGCTGCGATCGTTGGATTTGAACTATCTTCGCAAAATCAAAGTTATAACCAAAGAGTATATCAGTATCTTCCACCCCGTCCCCCGCAAATTCATCAAGCTGTTTATCGATGTGAACCAGAAGCTATCGTTAAATTTACTGAAGAACTAGATTTTTTACGCACACTCCTTTGTATAAATGGTGCGCCAATAGAGTCTTTAACCGCAGCTGCCATTCGAGATGTATACCAGCTACGCAAAGCTGACCGAGAATGGCTAATTAAAGCTGGACGTAGCTTAAGTGTTTTACTTAAAGATGACTACGATCGCTTACGGTTCATTTTGAGTCAAATCCACCCGTAG
- a CDS encoding UDP-glucose dehydrogenase family protein, producing the protein MRVCVIGTGYVGLVTGACLAHIGHDVICVDNNEEKVKLMKSGQSPIFEPGLSEIMQSAIQAEKIHFTSDLAAGVSHGEILFIAVGTPPLPTGESDTRYVEAVARGIGENLNGGYKVIVNKSTVPIGSGDWVRMLILDGVAERQKTLIPAGGVPSDNKLSEFAAEFDVVSNPEFLREGSAVYDTFNPDRIVLGGNSQRAVALMQQLYAPIVERKFAADQSLPPVPILATDLSSAEMIKYAANAFLATKISFINEVANICDRVGADVTQVARGIGLDSRIGNKFLQAGIGWGGSCFPKDVSALIHTADDYGYEAQLLKSAVSVNERQRLIALEKLQQVLKILKGKTVGLLGLTFKPDTDDLRDAPALNLIEQLNRLGAKVKAYDPIVSQTGLRHGLSGVLVETDAERLADGCDALVLVTEWQQFSTLDYVKMAKLMAHPVIIDGRNFLDPEAMIRAGFQYVGVGR; encoded by the coding sequence ATGCGTGTTTGCGTTATTGGTACTGGTTACGTTGGTTTAGTTACAGGTGCTTGCTTGGCTCATATTGGACATGATGTCATTTGCGTAGACAACAACGAAGAAAAAGTTAAGTTAATGAAGTCTGGGCAATCTCCAATTTTTGAGCCGGGACTCTCAGAAATTATGCAGTCAGCCATTCAAGCAGAGAAGATTCATTTTACTAGCGATCTTGCTGCTGGAGTTTCTCATGGAGAAATTCTATTTATTGCTGTGGGAACGCCACCTTTACCCACTGGTGAAAGTGATACTCGTTATGTTGAAGCTGTAGCCCGTGGGATTGGGGAAAATCTCAACGGTGGTTATAAAGTCATAGTAAATAAATCTACAGTACCCATTGGCTCAGGTGACTGGGTGCGGATGCTTATTCTGGATGGTGTTGCAGAGCGGCAGAAAACACTGATACCCGCAGGGGGAGTGCCGAGTGATAATAAATTATCTGAGTTTGCAGCCGAGTTTGATGTAGTCAGCAATCCAGAGTTTTTACGAGAAGGTTCAGCAGTTTACGACACTTTCAACCCCGATCGCATTGTATTAGGGGGCAATAGTCAAAGAGCAGTAGCATTGATGCAACAACTGTATGCCCCAATTGTGGAACGCAAGTTCGCTGCCGATCAATCTCTTCCTCCTGTGCCAATTTTGGCAACAGACCTCAGTTCGGCGGAGATGATTAAATATGCCGCTAATGCCTTTTTAGCCACTAAGATTAGTTTTATTAACGAAGTTGCTAATATTTGCGATCGCGTCGGTGCTGATGTTACTCAAGTAGCCAGAGGTATCGGTCTAGATTCCCGCATTGGTAACAAGTTTTTACAAGCTGGTATTGGTTGGGGTGGCTCTTGTTTCCCCAAAGATGTCTCCGCACTGATTCACACTGCTGATGACTATGGTTATGAAGCCCAGCTACTGAAATCTGCTGTCAGTGTCAACGAACGCCAGCGATTGATTGCTTTGGAAAAACTCCAACAAGTTCTGAAAATTCTCAAAGGCAAAACAGTCGGACTACTCGGACTGACCTTCAAGCCCGATACCGACGACTTGCGCGACGCCCCAGCCCTCAACCTAATTGAGCAGCTAAACCGACTGGGAGCCAAAGTCAAAGCCTACGACCCCATTGTTTCCCAAACAGGTCTACGTCATGGGCTTTCTGGTGTGCTAGTAGAAACCGATGCCGAAAGACTCGCTGACGGCTGTGATGCCTTAGTACTTGTCACCGAATGGCAGCAGTTCAGCACTCTCGACTATGTGAAAATGGCAAAATTGATGGCCCACCCCGTTATCATCGACGGTCGTAACTTCCTCGACCCCGAAGCAATGATACGGGCTGGATTCCAATATGTAGGGGTGGGACGATAG
- a CDS encoding NAD(P)H dehydrogenase subunit NdhS yields MILPGATVRVKNPADTYYRYEGLVQRLTDGKVAVLFEGGNWDKLVTFRLSELELVETTAGRKKAK; encoded by the coding sequence ATGATTCTGCCTGGAGCAACTGTTCGCGTCAAGAATCCCGCAGATACTTATTATCGCTACGAAGGACTCGTGCAACGACTTACTGATGGCAAAGTAGCCGTATTATTTGAGGGTGGTAACTGGGATAAATTAGTTACCTTCCGCCTAAGCGAATTGGAACTCGTAGAAACCACCGCCGGACGTAAAAAAGCCAAATAA